Proteins encoded within one genomic window of Bacteroides sedimenti:
- a CDS encoding Mfa1 family fimbria major subunit (Members of this family are fimbrial shaft proteins (major subunit proteins), found in the Bacteriodetes. The family is named for Mfa1 from Porphyromonas gingivalis, and is related to but distinct from the family of FimA from the species.), with translation MTLKKFIYKNSKFALIAIMLLAMAACVDIYDRPNDEECPINKAGTFITLTINTPLTTRSTPTGGENGDAVENGQTNENIINNLSVFFFQGTDINQAIETNAPIAGTSYFESSDIIGNTTKTRKVNIPKGTYHVIVAANAGNLTSTFGTTAKVKDVCDYLQKQAWTESNGNYSQFVMSSANDASTNISASNSESSPAQIYVDIERLAARIDFIPSKSTDATDLNNYLVKDASNKTIARVIINKIKLINRFTAGSYLIKRVAETTSSTLNYLGNEKSDINGVQTNYVLDPWTVQKTKENLNGQHFNLLNGGSGTDAASSLYASYYNGSFSMGVEDKVKNSNLTYNGTNYYILGYSLENTTDKINQLNGYTTGVMFETTYIPYLITNYDPSSHTNQTINNSNAITFFTYNNGDMVCNSLEAVEFASLKSGQPADDFFAQTFTSVNTWQDVLQYFNRIKDNDPLGFKTYLSLKLSGKSLSANLTETISWKSFILSTYGYSNSGGVVYINQNSKPTQLLLSEKNIRCYENGISYYPYWIRHSNNSSTEAGVMEFSIVRNNIYKLKVNSFSGAGKFIPYDPGTDSPENPGEESSIRMFVSVTPWRVITHPEIIL, from the coding sequence ATGACACTGAAAAAGTTCATATATAAAAACAGTAAGTTTGCGTTAATTGCAATTATGCTATTGGCGATGGCTGCCTGCGTAGATATTTACGACCGGCCGAATGATGAGGAGTGTCCGATAAATAAAGCCGGGACTTTCATTACTCTAACCATCAATACACCGCTAACTACACGTTCAACACCAACTGGAGGAGAAAATGGAGATGCTGTAGAGAATGGACAGACCAATGAAAATATAATAAACAATTTATCTGTATTTTTCTTTCAAGGCACTGATATCAATCAGGCAATAGAAACAAATGCACCAATAGCAGGAACAAGCTATTTCGAATCGTCTGATATCATTGGAAATACTACCAAAACACGGAAAGTGAATATTCCAAAAGGTACGTATCATGTAATCGTAGCTGCAAATGCAGGTAATCTGACCTCCACATTTGGTACAACCGCGAAAGTAAAAGATGTATGTGATTATCTGCAAAAGCAGGCATGGACAGAAAGCAACGGCAATTATTCACAGTTTGTCATGTCATCTGCAAATGATGCCTCGACAAATATTTCAGCTTCAAACAGCGAATCCTCTCCAGCTCAAATCTATGTAGATATTGAACGATTAGCAGCTCGAATAGATTTCATTCCTAGCAAGAGCACCGATGCAACAGATTTAAATAACTATCTGGTAAAAGATGCAAGCAACAAAACGATAGCCCGCGTCATTATAAATAAGATTAAACTGATAAACCGCTTTACTGCAGGTTCTTATCTCATCAAAAGAGTAGCAGAGACAACCTCTTCAACTCTTAACTATTTAGGTAATGAAAAGAGCGATATTAACGGCGTACAGACAAATTATGTACTAGACCCCTGGACGGTTCAAAAAACTAAAGAAAACCTTAATGGACAACATTTCAATCTACTGAATGGTGGTAGTGGTACTGATGCAGCTTCTTCGTTATATGCCAGCTACTATAACGGCAGTTTTAGTATGGGGGTTGAAGACAAAGTGAAGAATTCTAATTTAACTTATAATGGAACTAATTATTACATTCTAGGTTATTCACTCGAAAATACGACCGACAAGATTAATCAATTGAATGGATATACCACCGGAGTTATGTTTGAAACAACATACATACCTTATCTGATAACCAACTACGACCCATCAAGCCATACAAACCAGACAATAAACAATTCAAACGCCATTACTTTTTTTACGTACAATAATGGTGATATGGTTTGCAATTCGCTGGAAGCTGTTGAGTTTGCTTCACTTAAAAGCGGCCAACCAGCTGATGATTTCTTTGCACAGACATTCACATCTGTCAATACTTGGCAAGATGTTTTGCAATATTTCAATCGAATTAAAGATAACGACCCATTAGGTTTCAAAACTTATTTATCTTTAAAACTGAGCGGAAAGTCTCTGTCTGCCAACCTAACGGAAACCATCTCTTGGAAGAGTTTCATATTGTCGACTTATGGATATTCAAACAGCGGAGGAGTGGTGTATATCAATCAAAATAGCAAACCCACTCAGTTATTGTTAAGTGAGAAAAATATAAGATGTTACGAAAATGGCATATCTTATTATCCATATTGGATTCGTCACTCAAACAACAGCTCAACAGAAGCAGGAGTAATGGAATTTAGCATTGTCCGCAATAATATTTATAAGTTAAAAGTTAATTCCTTTTCGGGAGCAGGCAAATTCATTCCTTACGATCCGGGAACCGACAGTCCTGAAAATCCAGGAGAGGAATCATCTATTCGAATGTTTGTAAGCGTAACCCCCTGGAGGGTAATTACACATCCGGAAATAATTCTTTAA
- a CDS encoding FimB/Mfa2 family fimbrial subunit → MNKQLHLISNKITSSLLLIVLISAFTACSMHDDRTDCPEECHLRFKYDYNMKFANAFTNEVKQVAVYIFDDKGHFVKMKTEEGDVLKANDYYMKLDVTPGKYHLVTWAGMDGESFTTEGLTAGVSTLSDLKVALKKTGQESNKDLHPLWHGEIKELTVTGVFQEETVSLVKDTHRIRIVLQQINGVPVDNKAFRFEITDDNSLINYDNSLIPSGEITYRPYATGQNTVGDTPPVTTAYAELHTGRLMVNSKSRLRIIDAKDKSIVVDIPLVAYLMLTEMEGHKDKMTAQEYLDRQDEYSLIFFLDDNLAWLKIQVIINGWTVRFNNSELN, encoded by the coding sequence ATGAATAAACAGTTGCATCTTATATCAAACAAAATAACCAGTTCCCTGCTGTTAATCGTTCTCATAAGTGCTTTCACAGCCTGCTCAATGCATGATGACCGAACCGATTGCCCTGAGGAATGTCATTTGCGTTTCAAATACGACTATAACATGAAGTTTGCTAATGCTTTTACCAACGAGGTGAAACAAGTCGCTGTTTACATATTCGATGACAAAGGACATTTTGTTAAAATGAAAACCGAAGAAGGCGATGTTTTGAAAGCAAATGATTACTATATGAAGTTAGATGTTACTCCGGGAAAATATCACTTGGTAACATGGGCAGGAATGGATGGAGAATCATTCACGACTGAAGGATTGACTGCCGGTGTTTCGACTCTGTCTGATTTGAAAGTTGCTCTCAAGAAAACAGGGCAAGAGTCGAACAAAGACCTGCATCCATTGTGGCATGGGGAGATTAAAGAACTGACTGTAACCGGGGTATTTCAGGAAGAAACTGTTTCTCTGGTAAAAGACACTCATCGTATACGTATTGTATTACAACAAATCAATGGTGTACCAGTAGACAATAAAGCTTTCCGTTTTGAAATTACAGATGACAACAGCTTGATTAATTACGACAACAGTTTGATACCTTCGGGTGAAATAACCTATCGCCCTTATGCAACCGGACAAAATACTGTGGGTGACACACCACCCGTTACTACAGCATATGCCGAATTACATACCGGTCGTCTGATGGTAAACAGTAAATCGCGTCTGCGAATCATTGATGCGAAAGATAAAAGCATAGTTGTAGACATTCCATTGGTTGCTTATCTGATGCTGACAGAAATGGAGGGGCACAAAGATAAGATGACGGCTCAAGAATACCTGGATAGACAGGATGAATATTCACTGATATTTTTCTTGGACGACAATCTAGCTTGGTTAAAAATACAGGTTATCATCAATGGCTGGACCGTCCGTTTTAATAATTCAGAGCTTAATTAA
- a CDS encoding T9SS type A sorting domain-containing protein, with protein sequence MKKYKNHLFALFVLLLFTISGYVQGQTNSVMHKKGEYYGAEDYMLNEYGKSMQKTHTYRTIVYVNPSSTTQDINLPSKSATSPHHYYRWYDYKTDGASAQLKSGGTLYTNGRVTYGGSLFDAITYTIPSTLGTNPDIIACDVSAYTDYNLNGTVLTEPTLSYRCIFELRSAKEIADKLKTCTGDKYLEEYTVYMPSTKLPNAANNPRVCLKYNANNYFGYNSSNTLVQGSYSNFTLTNTSEAFSSTNQRFCYVTPGTAGTTKTVTAKITCGTLTYNVARFTIIFLPDAPMIYNNLTGTNEYRSINYLDKNNLLLSKLDFDYNTDPATAANNMWPKPLPWNICTYGFSSKTLYESGYRGFSNRVSQWNEYGFYKTANVALSGISGYTWYNGGRTVYDRKHHETNGVQDGYFMYIDAAESPGVVAKLTLDKLCPGTKLFVSAGICSLTNGSGTSDPDLNFVFIGVDENGKETELNRFTSGDIPQATTSPTPWHQIFYSFTYNSNVEYTSYLLQIENNCKSTSGGDYAVDDIRIYRSKPSVQANQVTLPCGKESAKVKVRVEFEKLLNTMGKTEVTSGSGEEIEVRYKFLNDVKNALAYNYNTASDPDINYGTVKVSTKFSDMTALTSSNEAPYSYSKSPALAYTETETVNGTTYRYIVFQTPNNDVLRENKTYYTTVANSEGVFGIGTCDMISDPFTIMPPSEITVDGAVWKEGDGMCYGNELVLGAKLRDRITHEDIVCNFDWFMGSKEEFATIPVGGMSVSSALSKYREVYHNPASSDTGLSPVSGVFTQAAYNILQKLIANEQLILNQKEITRVIREGENIIAVPITETAKTTSTTTTLELCSEYISFDVGGVHKNPVIQLSGEGADKTLSVRMGLSQYKDLKANSTKTLNIPVIDFWNTDRMKTRNLIKASDSKVYLIGTNDPSIQNVDSINPSIQLATLETVHVTPSTGDVDYLEFKIPSSAIDVKEGYTYKVEFHFNQESLIGDEAACDGVTAFYLKIVPEYLTWTGESGDNWNNDNNWKRSLKSELYKSSADSYTDDLNSHGFVPMDFSKVTIPNTPKAPWLYNLTGSPYLSMANTNYSDSSNPATSSIQYSILVKANGTNYNCTNFYGNTCNQIYFKPSAEMRNTNYLTYNKAWVDFELTSGRWYMLASPLNGVVAGDMYLPTSTGRQETEAFQPITYSSAVNNRFNPAVYQRSWDHGSSTVFKSDGSSYDSYISANWSQVYNKVDEAYTPGKGFSVRPVFGTEGVDKVLFRLPKDDASFSYYSYNGTNIGNNTVINRTGNGKLGFSVNATNVTLNLTNATSGNNIFLVGNPFMATLDMKKFFDAHPDFERHFWILTANGQSAVAIATDGTLTTSGDETLPRTVAPIQSFFIEKKTLVSGNPTVTFTPDMTIAKPISGTMVRSAGTAEAVFSNNKCLRITAERNHSISKILIQQKKSANNGYAPEEDVAVLMDSNLADAPTLYSLAGNQAVMINVVSEQTTIPLGIFSENAEEVKLSFKGLENFGGYLELYDAERNKTVQLDAMNNQLTVSGKTHGRYFLNLAPTGISKDEGKFAVYSPEKGRVVVATTPSDRLQRIQVYSLNGTLLQVINDLNTVKTEISLPNGTYVLRMQSMEHLDIRKVSCQ encoded by the coding sequence ATGAAAAAATATAAAAATCATCTGTTTGCTCTCTTCGTTCTGTTGCTGTTCACTATTTCTGGTTATGTACAGGGGCAGACAAATAGTGTTATGCACAAAAAAGGAGAATATTATGGTGCAGAAGATTATATGTTAAATGAGTACGGTAAATCTATGCAAAAAACGCATACTTATCGCACTATTGTCTATGTTAACCCGAGCTCTACCACTCAAGATATAAATTTACCTTCAAAATCAGCAACTTCCCCTCATCATTACTACCGCTGGTATGATTATAAAACAGACGGTGCTTCCGCACAATTAAAATCAGGAGGTACATTATATACGAACGGACGGGTGACATATGGAGGATCTCTTTTTGATGCCATTACTTATACCATTCCCTCTACTCTTGGAACTAATCCCGATATTATTGCTTGCGATGTTTCTGCTTATACTGATTACAATCTTAATGGTACTGTCTTAACCGAACCTACTCTCTCTTATCGTTGTATATTTGAATTAAGAAGCGCCAAAGAAATTGCAGACAAACTAAAAACATGTACAGGTGATAAATATCTGGAAGAGTATACGGTGTACATGCCATCCACAAAATTGCCTAATGCGGCAAACAACCCCCGTGTGTGTTTAAAATACAATGCCAATAATTATTTCGGTTACAACTCTTCGAATACACTAGTACAAGGAAGTTATTCCAATTTCACTCTGACCAATACTTCAGAAGCCTTTTCCAGTACAAACCAACGTTTTTGCTATGTAACACCTGGAACAGCTGGAACCACTAAAACGGTGACAGCAAAAATTACCTGTGGAACTTTAACATACAATGTAGCTCGGTTTACAATTATTTTCCTACCGGATGCTCCCATGATCTATAACAATCTTACTGGAACTAACGAGTATAGGTCCATAAACTATTTGGACAAAAATAACCTTTTACTCAGCAAGTTAGATTTCGATTATAATACAGACCCGGCAACAGCAGCAAATAATATGTGGCCAAAACCTTTACCCTGGAATATCTGTACTTACGGATTTTCTTCAAAAACATTATACGAAAGCGGATATCGAGGATTTTCAAACAGGGTTTCACAATGGAACGAATATGGATTCTATAAAACCGCCAACGTCGCTTTATCAGGCATTTCCGGTTATACATGGTACAATGGAGGCAGAACTGTTTACGACCGTAAGCATCATGAAACAAACGGCGTACAGGATGGTTACTTTATGTACATCGATGCAGCAGAAAGTCCGGGTGTTGTTGCCAAGCTTACCTTAGACAAACTTTGCCCTGGAACAAAGCTCTTTGTATCCGCAGGTATTTGTAGCTTAACAAATGGATCAGGAACGTCCGATCCCGATTTGAATTTCGTCTTCATTGGGGTTGATGAGAACGGAAAAGAGACAGAACTTAACCGTTTTACTTCTGGTGATATACCTCAGGCAACTACTTCACCAACTCCGTGGCATCAAATTTTTTATTCATTCACATACAATTCAAACGTTGAATATACTTCCTATCTGCTCCAAATAGAAAACAACTGTAAAAGCACGTCGGGAGGAGACTATGCGGTGGACGACATTCGCATTTACAGAAGCAAACCTTCTGTACAGGCTAATCAGGTAACACTTCCTTGCGGAAAAGAGAGTGCAAAAGTTAAAGTCAGAGTTGAATTCGAGAAATTACTCAATACAATGGGAAAAACAGAAGTGACCTCGGGCTCGGGAGAAGAAATAGAAGTAAGGTATAAGTTTTTAAACGATGTAAAAAACGCATTGGCTTATAACTACAACACAGCTTCAGACCCAGATATAAATTACGGAACAGTAAAAGTCAGTACTAAATTTAGTGATATGACAGCACTTACCTCTTCTAACGAAGCTCCGTATTCATACAGCAAATCACCTGCGCTTGCCTATACCGAAACAGAAACGGTTAATGGAACTACCTATCGATACATTGTTTTTCAAACACCCAACAATGACGTTTTGAGAGAAAACAAGACCTATTATACAACAGTAGCCAATTCTGAAGGAGTGTTTGGTATCGGAACGTGTGATATGATCAGTGATCCATTTACAATCATGCCTCCATCTGAAATTACGGTCGATGGAGCTGTCTGGAAAGAGGGCGATGGCATGTGCTATGGCAATGAACTTGTTCTTGGAGCAAAACTGAGAGACCGGATTACTCATGAAGATATTGTTTGCAATTTTGACTGGTTCATGGGATCAAAAGAAGAGTTTGCAACCATACCTGTCGGTGGTATGTCGGTAAGCTCTGCACTTTCCAAATACAGAGAAGTATATCACAATCCTGCATCATCGGATACCGGATTGTCTCCTGTTAGCGGTGTTTTTACACAAGCGGCGTATAATATCCTCCAGAAATTAATTGCGAATGAACAATTGATACTTAATCAAAAGGAAATAACCCGCGTAATTAGAGAGGGTGAAAATATTATTGCTGTTCCAATAACTGAAACGGCAAAGACTACTTCTACTACCACCACTCTTGAATTGTGTAGCGAATATATTTCATTTGATGTCGGGGGAGTTCACAAAAATCCTGTTATCCAACTTAGTGGTGAAGGGGCAGATAAAACACTTTCCGTAAGAATGGGATTAAGTCAATATAAAGACTTAAAAGCTAATTCAACCAAAACATTAAATATTCCGGTGATTGATTTCTGGAACACAGACCGAATGAAAACCCGTAATTTGATAAAGGCAAGTGACTCTAAAGTTTATTTGATTGGAACGAATGATCCATCCATTCAAAATGTCGATTCAATCAACCCATCAATACAGTTAGCGACCCTAGAAACTGTTCACGTAACTCCTAGTACAGGAGATGTTGATTACCTGGAATTCAAAATACCCAGTAGTGCGATTGATGTAAAAGAGGGGTATACCTATAAAGTAGAATTTCATTTTAACCAAGAATCATTGATAGGCGACGAGGCCGCATGTGATGGAGTAACAGCCTTTTACCTGAAAATAGTACCAGAATATCTGACCTGGACAGGGGAAAGCGGTGATAACTGGAATAATGACAACAACTGGAAACGTTCCTTGAAAAGTGAACTGTATAAAAGTTCAGCAGATAGTTACACAGACGATCTTAACAGCCATGGATTTGTACCTATGGATTTCTCCAAAGTTACAATTCCGAATACTCCGAAAGCTCCGTGGCTATACAACCTGACAGGTTCTCCCTATCTAAGCATGGCAAATACAAACTACAGTGACAGCAGTAATCCTGCCACGTCTAGTATTCAGTATAGCATTTTGGTCAAGGCAAACGGAACGAACTACAATTGTACTAATTTCTATGGAAATACCTGCAACCAAATTTATTTCAAACCATCGGCAGAAATGAGAAACACCAATTATCTCACTTACAATAAAGCATGGGTGGATTTTGAACTTACTTCGGGTCGTTGGTACATGCTGGCCTCTCCATTGAATGGGGTAGTTGCAGGTGATATGTATCTCCCAACCTCAACCGGTCGTCAGGAAACAGAGGCTTTCCAGCCCATTACCTACAGTTCTGCTGTAAATAACCGCTTTAATCCTGCGGTTTATCAACGTAGCTGGGATCATGGTAGCTCAACCGTGTTCAAGTCCGACGGGTCTTCGTATGATTCATATATCTCAGCCAACTGGAGCCAGGTATACAACAAGGTAGACGAGGCTTATACGCCCGGAAAAGGTTTTTCCGTAAGGCCGGTGTTTGGTACTGAAGGAGTTGATAAAGTATTGTTCCGCTTACCCAAAGACGATGCAAGTTTCTCTTATTATTCATACAACGGAACCAATATAGGGAATAACACAGTTATTAATCGCACAGGCAACGGAAAATTAGGTTTTAGCGTTAATGCAACAAACGTGACACTCAACCTGACCAATGCCACCAGTGGCAATAACATCTTCCTAGTGGGTAATCCATTTATGGCCACCCTCGATATGAAGAAGTTTTTCGATGCACATCCTGATTTTGAAAGACATTTCTGGATTCTGACAGCCAACGGACAAAGCGCGGTTGCGATTGCTACCGACGGTACTTTAACAACTTCGGGTGATGAGACTCTTCCAAGAACTGTTGCTCCGATACAATCTTTCTTCATTGAGAAAAAGACCTTAGTATCGGGTAATCCTACCGTAACGTTTACTCCCGATATGACTATTGCCAAACCAATATCCGGTACTATGGTCCGCTCTGCCGGTACGGCCGAAGCGGTATTCAGCAATAATAAATGTTTGCGAATTACCGCCGAACGCAACCATAGCATCAGCAAGATTCTTATTCAGCAAAAAAAATCAGCAAATAACGGTTATGCTCCCGAAGAAGATGTGGCTGTACTGATGGATTCTAATCTGGCTGATGCTCCAACTCTCTACTCCCTTGCAGGTAACCAGGCAGTTATGATCAATGTCGTTTCTGAACAAACTACTATTCCTTTGGGGATATTTAGTGAAAACGCAGAAGAGGTGAAATTATCCTTCAAGGGTCTGGAAAACTTTGGTGGGTACCTAGAGCTTTAT